The Oryza brachyantha chromosome 7, ObraRS2, whole genome shotgun sequence genomic interval CGGCCCCGCCACGCCCGTCGGCGCGCTGAGCAAGGCGCTCACCAAGCTCCAGTCGAGCACCaagctccgccgcctccgcgaggCGGCCAAGACAATCACGAAGCAGATCGGCGGGCAGACGCACGAGGTGGCCGCCAAGGTCGACGAGTACGCGCGCGGCATGGTGAGCGCCTCGGGCTCCACGCTCTTCGAGGAGCTCGGCCTCTACTACATCGGCCCCGTCGACGGCCACAACGTCGAGGACCTCGTCACCATCTTCGAGAAGGTGAAGTCGAtgccggcgccggggccggTGCTGGTCCACATCGTGACGGAGAAGGGCAAGGGCTACCCGCcggcggaggccgccgccgaccggaTGCACGGCGTCGTCAAGTTCGACCCGACGACGGGGAAGCAGTTCAAGTCGAAGAGCCCGACGCTGTCCTACACCCAGTACTTCGCGGAGGCGCTGATccgggaggcggaggtggacgACAAGGTGGTCGGCATCCACGCCGCCAtgggcggcggcacggggcTCAACTACTTCCACAAGCGGTTCCCGGAGCGGTGCTTCGACGTCGGCATCGCGGAGCAGCACGCGGTGACGTTCGCGGCGGGGCTCGCCGCCGAGGGCCTCAAGCCGTTCTGCGCCATCTACTCCTCGTTCCTGCAGCGCGGCTACGACCAGGTGGTGCACGACGTCGACCTCCAGCGGCTGCCGGTGCGCTTCGCCATGGACCGCGCGGggctcgtcggcgccgacggGCCCACCCACTGCGGCGCCTTCGACGTCACCTACATGGCCTGCCTCCCCAACATGGTCGTCATGGCGCCAGCCGACGAGGCCGAGCTCATGCACATggtggccaccgccgccgccatcgacgACCGCCCAAGCTGCTTCCGCTTCCCGCGCGGCAACGGCATTGGCGCCATCCTTCCTCCCAATCACAAGGGCACGCCTCTCGAGGTAAGAAAAAAGATTCAAACACCTTAATTAACCAAGTGAGTAGCTACCGAAAACGCTAGCTTCAAGCTCCTaacaatggcggcggcggttctgCAGATCGGGAAGGGGAGGGTGCTCGTCGGAGGTGACAGGGTGGCGCTGCTGGGATACGGCTCAATGGTGCCGGCGTGCAtgaaggcggcggaggcgctgaAAGAGCATGGCGTgttcgtcaccgtcgccgatgCGCGGTTCTGCAAGCCGCTCGACACTGGGCTGATccgggagctcgccgccgagcACGAGGTCCTCGTCACCGTAGAGGAGGGATCCATTGGAGGGTTTGGGTCCCACGTCGCCCACTTCCTCAGCCTCAGCGGCCTCCTCGACGGACCCCTCAAGGTAATAACCCTACTAATTAACCGCAATACCATCAGCCACATCTTTTAGCTGTTCAGAAAGATAAGCGAAAACCGCTTActagtaattaaaaaataatttagggataaaatttttatatatgtgttcttagatatttaaaagtaaatactgaaaaataaactaacgAGAAAGAACCCAATTAACTTCATATTtaagtttcaaattttaaatttaaattttagcttataaacataagcataaaaaaaagatagctAAAAAAGCTCCCATTCATCATGACTGACGAGGTAGCATACTTTTTAGTGTTAAGTTCTGATGGTACTGTAAGTGTCGTATCTCACGACTACTCGAGgagattataaaaaaacaaatgtttactCATCGTATGATGATTGGCAAAATTGTTGTTAATGTAATTAaccttgttttttgttttgtgtgtgtgtgtgtgtttgtgtttatGCAGTTGAGGTCCATGTTCCTGCCAGACAGATACATAGACCATGGTGCACCAGTAGACCAGCTTGAGGAGGCAGGGTTAACACCAAGGCACATAGCTGCCACTGTGCTGTCCTTGCTGGGGAGGCAATTGGAGGCACTTCAGCTCAGCTGAATAATTCAGCATGAATGTATCTACACATCAGCCGACAAATAAACAGCAAACATATAGTAGCTAATGAGAGATATGGATGTACCTTCTTCTGCCCCATCCTTAGCCTAACCATTGGCCTCATGTATGG includes:
- the LOC102711818 gene encoding probable 1-deoxy-D-xylulose-5-phosphate synthase 2, chloroplastic — its product is MALQASSPSLFRAVPATTGASCRRQIQVRASAAAANGGGDVGKVMMRKEAASGAWKIDYSGEKPATPLLDTVNYPVHMKNLSTPELEQLAAELRAEIVHTVSKTGGHLSSSLGVVELAVALHHVFDTPEDKIIWDVGHQAYPHKILTGRRSRMNTIRQTSGLAGFPKRDESAHDAFGAGHSSTSISAALGMAVARDLLGKKNHVISVIGDGAMTAGQAYEAMNNSGYLDSNMIVVLNDNKQVSLPTATLDGPATPVGALSKALTKLQSSTKLRRLREAAKTITKQIGGQTHEVAAKVDEYARGMVSASGSTLFEELGLYYIGPVDGHNVEDLVTIFEKVKSMPAPGPVLVHIVTEKGKGYPPAEAAADRMHGVVKFDPTTGKQFKSKSPTLSYTQYFAEALIREAEVDDKVVGIHAAMGGGTGLNYFHKRFPERCFDVGIAEQHAVTFAAGLAAEGLKPFCAIYSSFLQRGYDQVVHDVDLQRLPVRFAMDRAGLVGADGPTHCGAFDVTYMACLPNMVVMAPADEAELMHMVATAAAIDDRPSCFRFPRGNGIGAILPPNHKGTPLEIGKGRVLVGGDRVALLGYGSMVPACMKAAEALKEHGVFVTVADARFCKPLDTGLIRELAAEHEVLVTVEEGSIGGFGSHVAHFLSLSGLLDGPLKLRSMFLPDRYIDHGAPVDQLEEAGLTPRHIAATVLSLLGRQLEALQLS